A single region of the Anopheles funestus chromosome X, idAnoFuneDA-416_04, whole genome shotgun sequence genome encodes:
- the LOC125775153 gene encoding UNC93-like protein MFSD11 — MVERNLVNVLLLGGGFMLIFTSFQTLGNIEQTIIDSIKKDVPSFTGDGYTSLAIIYAALSLSNWVTPSVLSAIGPRLAMAIGAITYCLFMASFFVPHVVLLYGCSIVLGAGAALIWTGQGMYLSQCSTGDTISRNSGIFWAMLQMSMFFGNLLVFFTFQGKTHIDETTRSIVFAVLIAVAIVGLVLLTCLRRPSANVGTELELTTDVRPRQAFLNAIRLFQTPRMILLSVTFVYTGLSLSFFSGVYGSSIGFTNAIGTSAKQYVGLNGVFIGVGEVLGGVAFGLLGTRTTTRWGRDPIVIAGGVLHMVAYFLIYLNLPNSAPFGNTDALSYIQPPSALIAMCCSFLLGLGDACFNTQCYSMLGGVFKSQPAEAFSIFKFTQSVAAAASFVYSSYCGLHVQLVILVVLGIIGTISFCVVEFAVKRERPTLERDYDK; from the exons ATGGTGGAACGAAACCTGGTGAATGTGCTGCTGCTCGGCGGTGGCTTCATGCTGATCTTTACCTCCTTTCAAACGCTCGGCAATATCGAG CAAACCATCATCGACAGCATCAAGAAAGACGTACCCTCCTTCACTGGTGACGGATACACGAGCCTGGCCATTATCTATGCTGCTCTCTCTTTATCAAACTGGGTCACGCCGTCGGTCCTGTCCGCCATCGGGCCGCGGCTGGCGATGGCCATCGGTGCTATCACCTACTG CCTCTTCATGGCGAGTTTCTTCGTACCGCACGTTGTCCTGCTGTATGGGTGTAGTATTGTCCTCGGTGCCGGTGCCGCCCTCATCTGGACCGGGCAGGGCATGTACCTATCTCAGTGCAGCACCGGTGATACGATCTCGCGCAATTCCGGGATCTTCTGGGCGATGTTACAGATGAG CATGTTCTTCGGCAATCTGCTAGTGTTCTTCACATTTCAGGGCAAGACGCATATTGATGAGACGACGCGTAGTATTGTTTTTGCCGTCCTTATCGCGGTAGCGATCGTTGGTTTAGTGCTGTTGACTTGTCTGCGCCGTCCCTCGGCAAACGTTGGTACTGAGCTGGAACTCACCACAGATGTTCGTCCACGGCAGGCATTTCTGAATGCGATTCGTCTATTCCAAACTCCACGCATGATACTGCTGAGCGTCACGTTCGTCTACACTG GACTTTCGCTGTCCTTCTTCAGTGGTGTGTACGGTTCGAGTATCGGCTTTACGAACGCAATCGGTACCTCGGCCAAACAATACGTAGGCCTGAACGGTGTATTTATCGGTGTCGGTGAGGTATTGGGTGGAGTAGCATTTGGGCTACTCGGTACCCGTACTACCACCCGATGGGGTCGCGATCCGATCGTGATTGCCGGTGGCGTACTGCACATGGTTGCTTACTTCCTAATTTATCTGAACCTACCGAACAGTGCACCGTTTGGCAACACGGACGCACTGTCCTACATTCAGCCACCGAGTGCCCTCATCGCGATGTGCTGCTCGTTCCTGCTCGGTCTCGGCGATGCTTGCTTCAACACGCAGTGCTACTCGATGCTGGGCGGTGTGTTCAAGAGCCAACCGGCTGAAGCGTTCTCCATCTTTAAGTTTACCCAG TCGGTTGCTGCTGCGGCCAGTTTCGTCTACTCCTCCTACTGCGGGCTCCACGTGCAGCTGGTGATACTGGTCGTACTAGGCATCATCGGTACGATTTCGTTCTGTGTGGTGGAGTTCGCTGTTAAGCGCGAACGTCCAACGTTGGAGCGTGATTACGATAAGTAA
- the LOC125770344 gene encoding uncharacterized protein LOC125770344, which translates to MLTILSPRIVLSCAILLAWCHREVQAKEPLVANNLVDKATNQQQWSVRDAFELAQEREQVLAAQQSIASWRQSLHQHGRTKGVPEDAPSEEVDLQHPQRRRKKRADRNDLYVKEPPKEDAKNETIPIDVGDPDEGDDTDASVVCYGPLGCFHETDHLPEMLPSSPAEVNTRFLVYTTTHRSEKPLIEFSYEELVVAGFGAAYWANGTNDTVSIPVSTGMSSSLLKTFGELSNRTVRFIVHGFGANCGLVWIYEMRTALMAVENCTVICVDWENGAKLPNYVRAAANTRLVGRQLALLLRLLRTHNGLRLSRVHLIGFSLGSHVAGFAGAEFASSGATVTEPTVPSPDGANDLLPRTANDDTESTTEPIKTTERPANTAGLWRITGLDPAGPLFEAQPPEVRLDAGDARYVDVIHSNGENLILGGLGSWQPMGTVDYYPNGGRVQHGCTNLFVGAVTDIIWAPPTTVEGRSLCNHRRAYKFFIDSVAPRCHFPAFPCESYDQFAAGECFDCGSNGTSSACGHMGYYATSRDVGGYGQLYLRTRDEEPYCANQFRLRLRNAPDELPLRTVGRFEVTLEGGDTGNGIEDGPGGGGGGGGGGAPLLTFNETFHLDEAREDREFHAGQWLTTILVPHPALGHRPRALTITYRPYRGGWWQRSSVGKQLWRIGPILLTADDQRTYGSCATLTLQADVPVRIELKSILLHANDDGGDEDSTVCRVADELNQPPGTVEPSPPKSSIDELLVSAKHPAGHDHFSWTPVAISIPRHSSQSLQQHVNEKRSFADSVAMDESASGGEPPHLPPTAQTVQLFPSRLVSFFERAERYARRTWDALFSGNGTDATLPKMASSDGEDEQTITTVVDLLLAPGAGNGPPLSSISPVTTTTKNNNNPPSTTSPSASTSVPTEPTTTEIRIALPTFRPLTRQADGSVGSGRQHYTRFIPLVYEESKPADMMASTVGGRKVPARTR; encoded by the exons ATGTTGACAATCCTGTCACCGCGGATTGTGCTGTCCTGTGCCATTTTGTTGGCATGGTGTCATAGAGAAGTGCAAGCAAAGGAACCGCTAGTTGCCAATAATCTGGTGGATAAGGCCACCAACCAGCAGCAGTGGTCCGTACGGGACGCGTTCGAATTGGCACAGGAACGCGAACAGGTGCTTGCGGCTCAACAATCAATCGCATCCTGGCGTCAAAGTTTACATCAGCACGGCCGTACGAAGGGTGTGCCGGAGGACGCACCGAGCGAGGAGGTGGACCTGCAGCATCCGCAGCGGCGACGAAAGAAGCGTGCCGATCGGAACGATCTGTACGTGAAGGAACCACCGAAGGAGGATgctaaaaacgaaacaattccGATCGATGTGGGTGACCCGGACGAGGGTGACGATACGGATGCGTCCGTTGTGTGTTACGGACCGCTCGGATGCTTTCACGAGACGGATCATCTGCCGGAGATGTTACCTTCCTCACCGGCGGAGGTAAACACACGGTTTCTAGTGTACACGACCACGCACCG CAGTGAGAAGCCGCTGATTGAATTTTCCTACGAAGAGCTTGTGGTGGCCGGTTTCGGTGCGGCGTACTGGGCAAACGGTACGAACGATACCGTATCGATTCCCGTGTCGACCGGAATGTCTTCCTCGCTGTTGAAAACATTTGGCGAGCTTAGTAATCGCACTGTGCGCTTTATCGTGCACGGATTCGGTGCCAACTGTGGGTTGGTTTGGATTTACGAGATGCGTACTGCCCTGATGGCTGTG GAAAACTGTACGGTAATCTGCGTCGACTGGGAGAATGGTGCCAAACTACCGAATTACGTGCGTGCCGCAGCCAACACACGACTGGTCGGCCGTCAATTAGCGCTGCTGTTGCGTTTGCTGCGCACGCACAACGGTTTGCGACTGTCGCGCGTGCACCTGATCGGTTTCAGCCTCGGTTCGCACGTCGCTGGCTTTGCTGGGGCAGAGTTTGCGAGTTCCGGTGCGACGGTAACGGAACCGACCGTACCATCACCGGATGGTGCTAATGATCTGTTGCCGCGTACAGCGAACGATGACACCGAATCGACAACCGAACCGATTAAGACCACCGAGCGACCGGCCAATACGGCCGGTTTATGGCGCATAACGGGCCTGGATCCGGCCGGTCCGCTGTTCGAAGCACAACCGCCGGAGGTGCGGCTTGATGCCGGGGATGCTCGGTACGTCGATGTGATCCACTCGAACGGTGAAAATCTCATCCTCGGCGGGTTAGGCTCATGGCAACCGATGGGCACGGTCGACTACTACCCGAACGGGGGTCGTGTACAGCACGGCTGTACCAATCTGTTCGTTGGCGCCGTCACGGATATCATCTGGG CACCACCGACCACGGTTGAAGGTCGTTCGCTGTGCAATCATCGGCGGGCGTACAAATTCTTCATCGACTCCGTCGCACCCCGCTGTCACTTTCCTGCGTTCCCGTGCGAAAGCTACGATCAGTTTGCTGCGGGCGAATGTTTCGACTGTGGCAGCAATGGGACAAGTTCTGCCTGCGGCCATATGGGTTATTATGCGACCAGCCGGGACGTTGGCGGATACGGTCAGCTGTACCTGCGCACGCGGGACGAGGAACCTTATTGTGCGAACCAGTTTCGGTTGCGGTTGCGTAACGCACCGGACGAATTGCCGCTGCGGACGGTGGGTAGGTTCGAGGTAACGCTCGAGGGTGGTGATACAGGCAACGGGATCGAGGATGGaccgggtggtggtggtggtggtggtggaggtggagcGCCACTGCTCACCTTCAATGAAACGTTTCACCTGGATGAGGCACGAGAGGATCGGGAGTTTCATGCGGGACAGTGGCTAACCACGATACTCGTGCCACATCCCGCGCTCGGTCATCGACCACGTGCACTAACGATCACTTATCGACCGTATCGCGGTGGTTGGTGGCAACGTTCGAGCGTCGGTAAACAGCTGTGGCGCATTGGTCCAATCCTGCTAACTGCGGACGATCAGCGAACGTACGGTTCCTGTGCCACACTTACACTGCAGGCGGACGTACCGGTGCGTATTGAGCTGAAATCGATACTGCTACACGCAAACGATGATGGCGGCGACGAGGATAGTACGGTGTGTCGGGTGGCGGACGAACTAAACCAACCGCCCGGTACGGTGGAACCGTCCCCACCGAAAAGTTCCATCGATGAGTTGCTGGTCAGTGCGAAACATCCCGCCGGCCACGATCATTTCTCCTGGACACCGGTTGCGATCAGTATTCCGCGCCATTCTTCCCAATCGTTACAGCAGCACGTTAACGAAAAGCGTTCCTTTGCCGATTCGGTAGCAATGGATGAATCGGCTTCGGGGGGTGAACCACCCCATCTACCACCTACCGCCCAAACTGTACAGCTATTTCCCTCGCGGCTTGTATCATTTTTCGAGCGTGCAGAACGTTACGCAAGGCGCACGTGGGATGCACTCTTTAGTGGGAATGGTACTGATGCAACCCTGCCCAAGATGGCGTCTTCGGATGGAGAAGATGAGCAAACGATCACGACGGTTGTCGATTTGTTGCTGGCACCTGGTGCAGGGAATGGACCACCGTTGAGCTCGATAAGTCCAGtcacaaccaccaccaaaaacaacaataatccGCCCTCTACAACGTCGCCATCTGCAAGCACATCCGTCCCAACCGAACCAACCACTACGGAGATACGGATTGCGTTACCCACCTTCCGGCCTCTAACACGGCAGGCGGACGGTTCCGTGGGTAGTGGGCGACAACACTACACCCGCTTCATCCCGCTCGTGTACGAGGAAAGCAAACCGGCCGATATGATGGCCAGCACGGTTGGTGGCCGTAAGGTGCCTGCCCGTACCAGGTAG
- the LOC125761372 gene encoding proteasome activator complex subunit 3, translating to MSESTSTATTSASSSAEDNARKVQQYKDNLINRAETLIVKEFPERIVRLNSLLETPQFSERCFTDVYQELNIPVPEPIVLDGEGHVKRPRLNSNAPTSPVDGNGTKVHALPSGRVECNKPISELVCIVKPIIRSLVEDSNLLKMWISFMIPKIEDGNNFGVSIQEDTLAEIQSVETEAAAFFDQISRYFVSRAKVVSKVAKYPHIDDYRRAVAELDEKEFLSLWLVLSEIRNRYCSLHDIVIKNMEKLKKPRSSNADSLY from the exons aTGAGCGAAAGTACATCGACCGCAACGACATCGGCTTCGAGCAGCGCTGAGGATAATGCACGGAAGGTACAACAGTACAAAGATAACCTCATCAATCGCGCCGAAACACTCATCGTAAAAGAATTCCCAGAGCGCATCGTGCGCTTGAATTCCCTGCTTGAGACACCGCAGTTCTCTGAACGTTGCTTCACGGATGTTTATCAG GAACTGAACATTCCAGTCCCGGAACCAATAGTATTGGACGGAGAAGGTCACGTGAAGCGTCCCCGCCTCAACTCAAACGCACCCACCTCACCGGTCGATGGTAACGGCACGAAGGTGCACGCCCTACCGTCCGGCCGGGTCGAGTGTAATAAACCGATCAGCGAGCTTGTTTGCATCGTAAAGCCAATCATCCGCTCCCTGGTGGAGGACTCCAATCTGCTGAAGATGTGGATTTCCTTCATGATACCGAAGATCGAGGACGGTAACAACTTTGGCGTATCGATCCAGGAGGATACGCTGGCAGAGATACAATCGGTCGAAACGGAGGCGGCCGCATTCTTTGACCAAATATCACGATACTTTGTGTCGCGCGCCAAAGTCGTCTCGAAGGTCGCCAAATATCCGCACATCGACGATTATCGGCGTGCGGTTGCCGAGCTGGACGAGAAGGAATTTCTCAGCCTGTGGTTGGTGCTGAGCGAGATCCGGAATCGATACTGTTCGCTGCACGATATCGTCATCAAGAACAtggagaaattgaaaaaaccgCGCTCCTCCAATGCGGACAGCTTGTACTAA
- the LOC125760519 gene encoding dual specificity mitogen-activated protein kinase kinase 6, whose protein sequence is MPRKNKPIIKLKLDGDATGGGGSTVPDSAEGATPRNLDKRGTLTVGERSFVVEADHLRKLADLGRGAYGIVEKMLHQPSGTVMAVKRITVTSGMGAGGGPGGGVQSQEQKRLLMDLDVSMRASDCRHTVQFYGALFREGDVWICMEVMDTSVDKFYPVVYKRPGRTIPERILGRIALAIVRALHYLHTELRVIHRDVKPSNVLMNRRGEVKMCDFGISGYLVDSVAKTIDAGCKPYMAPERIDPGSGSRTAGYDIKSDVWSLGITMVEIATGRFPYATWRTPFEQLKQVVKDDPPRLPKSAAPDSEEFSAEFHAFTTSCLQKKYQQRGNYEQLLAMEFLQRYGAGDEQADTSDMAEYVCTILDERDGVPAAGDGGAEPVD, encoded by the exons ATGCCgcggaaaaacaaaccgattATAAAGCTGAAGCTGGACGGGGATGCAACCGGGGGTGGCGGTAGCACCGTGCCGGACAGTGCCGAGGGTGCGACACCGCGCAACCTGGACAAGCGCGGTACGCTGACGGTGGGCGAACGATCGTTCGTCGTCGAGGCGGATCATCTGCGCAAGCTGGCCGATCTGGGCCGGGGTGCGTACGGTATCGTCGAGAAGATGCTGCATCAACCATCCGGCACGGTAATGGCCGTGAAGCGCATTACCGTCACGAGCGGGATGGGTGCGGGCGGTGGCCCCGGTGGTGGCGTACAGTCGCAGGAGCAGAAACGTCTGCTGATGGATCTGGATGTGTCAATGCGTGCGAGCGACTGCCGACATACGGTACAGTTTTACGGTGCACTGTTCCGCGAGGGTGACGTGTGGATCTGCATGGAGGTGATGGACACGAGCGTGGACAAGTTCTATCCGGTGGTGTACAAGCGTCCGGGCCGTACCATCCCCGAGCGCATCCTCGGCCGGATTGCGCTCGCGATCGTACGTGCCCTGCACTACCTGCACACGGAACTGCGCGTCATCCATCGGGATGTGAAACCCTCGAACGTGCTCATGAACAGACGGGGTGAGGTGAAGATGTGCGATTTCGGTATATCTG GTTATCTGGTCGATTCGGTGGCAAAAACGATCGATGCCGGCTGCAAACCGTACATGGCCCCGGAACGTATCGATCCCGGTTCCGGCAGCCGAACGGCCGGGTACGACATCAAATCGGACGTTTGGTCGCTCGGCATCACGATGGTGGAGATTGCGACCGGCCGCTTCCCGTACGCCACCTGGCGGACCCCATtcgagcagctgaagcaggtAGTGAAGGACGATCCACCGCGGCTGCCAAAGTCGGCCGCACCCGACTCGGAAGAGTTCAGTGCCGAGTTTCATGCGTTCACCACCAGCTGCCTGCAGAAGAAGTACCAGCAGCGGGGCAATTACGAGCAGCTGCTGGCGATGGAATTTCTGCAACGATACGGTGCCGGTGACGAACAGGCCGACACCAGTGATATGGCGGAGTACGTGTGTACGATACTGGACGAGCGAGACGGTGTGCCAGCGGCCGGTGACGGTGGCGCGGAACCGGTGGATTGA